TGCTGCTTGGCATTAGCTCATCATGAGATGTCAGTGCATGGCAAACCTGTTATACCATTACCTAAGCTGTGACCAGGCTGTCTCATAGCCACATTGATGCTTTCTCCCTGCTGGCTGGTTTGATTTAAAGCCAGAGGTACAATAGAAGACTTTCTTATCAACTTCCAAGTGTTTGTATCAAAACCCACATGCTGGAGGACGGGCTTTGCAAATTGGACATATGCAACCCCAGGAATCCTTGACTGAGCTGGCTCCAAGGTGTGCattggcaggttttttttgcaaacagaaGCTGCATGCCAGCTTGGAGAGGAAGGtcgctgctttgctgctgtacTTAGGGTGTGAAAACTCCTGACAGTCTGATGGGAAGGGAGATGGGAAACCAGCCAGCAAAAACTTAGCCACGAGGAAAATTCCTGGCTGGCCCTTGCTACATTTTGCTTCTTTGGGCCTAATGGTGAGACCACAACAGGGCTGTTCAAATGGTTTCTTCTCTGTCAATCATATGTATGGCACAGGCTGAATATTGTTCAAACAGAATCTGCACTGGAGACGTACCTGATAGACCTCAGGCAAGACAGCCTTTCCCCACAGGCTGCATACTCTACACCAGGGAAAGACAAACAGCATTCCTCATGTGGAGGAAAAGTCAGAACTtgtgctttaaatgaaaaaacaaacactggtGCTAGTGCTCTGCAGTATCTATATTCTTAAAAGCACTTCCCCCAACACCACTTCCCCAAAACACCCTATTTCCCTCCAGTTTATAAAGCCCTTGTGGCACACAGTGCTGTGTTCAGCAAGACTTGGCAGCTCCCTGTGCTTACATCCCATCAGCATGAAAGTTTCCCTTGGCCTCAGCTTCTTCCTGGCTTTCCTGGACCCAGGTGAGTTTTCCGCTGTGACCTGCGGGGCTGCAAGACATGGAAGTGGTCTGGGAATGAGTGCTCCGCATATGGGGCTCTTCCTGTTGTTCGAGCCATAGGAACCCCTAATCCAGGGGGGTCTGCATTGCAGAAGAGTGACCAGTCTCAGGGGATCTTTGGTGCTATGAGCCAACGTGCAGATGAAGATGTAGGCATTTACAATGTGAACTGGCTGCCTAAGCTCCCGCGGTGGTCACTAGTGATCTAGCTCGGACATTCACAGGAGTGATTGAGGTTACACTGAAGCAGACAGAATGAGTCTCCAGCCACAAACGTAGGGGCTCATTTATTTTGCCCATGTCTAGGGGCGCGTGACATTTTAGATATTATATGTCATCTCAGCTGTCTTCAGTGCTGCTCTGGAAGAGCACTGGTGTCTTGAGGTCTTGTGCCATACCTGCCACCCCATGTAGATGTCAAGCCACTGCAAGGTGCCTTAAATGGAACCTGGGTTTAGGGAACTGACACATACCCTGGACCTCTTAATCTACATGCTGGACTCTTGGGTCCCGATGAGTGTGTATCAGGGAAGATGTGCTGTTTGTCCTCTGTTGATAAACACTTTATTCCTTTCTAAGTGTTTCCTGCTGACTGCCTGATATTCTGGTCTGCTTAAGATGTTCCATCAGGCTGTTGGTAAAGTGGTTTCCCCTAATTCCTACAGAGGTATGCCATTCCCCAGTTTGTATGTAGCACAGTCAATACCTGCTGGCAGGCTCTTGATTCCCAGACCTGTAGGTGCCACTGTTCACTGCAAAGAGAGGATTTGGGGCCTGGGAATTTAGGGACACCTGAATGTCTGCCAGGATGGAAGGGTTTGTGGGGTTGCTTTCCTTAGCAACCTCAGGAAAACCAAGCAAACTTCATTGTATAGGAGAAAAGGGAAGCTGGCTGGGTATCGGGGGTTGAAATGTAAAATGCAGTCCCAAAATGGCTTCCTCTCACTTACCCAAGTTCAAGTTCATActagaataaataataatagaagtaagaaaaaagaacccACAAACTGAGTaatgaaacagtgaaaaaaagggaagaggagtTTGGAAAATGCTGATAAAATACTGAAGCAAAATGTTGATGAAAGGGGAAGTGAAATCCCTCATGATTGCTACCCAAAAATgtgtcctcctcctttccccagggACCTCCCTTCAGTGTGAGGTTTGTCACAGCATAGGAAAGAGCTGCTCTGGCCCCATGAAAACCTGTACTGGTGGTGAAGATACCTGTGGCATCATTCTGCATGAGGTCATGATAGGTAGGTGAGACATCCACTATGGCTGTGTGCCAGCATGGCTTTTGGAGTGGAGCTGGGTGACATGTCTGTCTCCCCACTTCTGTCACTGGCCTCGTGGTGAGTCCTTTGATAAGCTGTTCCTTTTCACCAACAGAAGACCCAGATATCAGGATGGTCTGGGATGGGAAAAGCTCTCTATTTCTCTGTCTTGAGCAGCAGTTTGCTGCTGGAAGGGCTTGGTTCTTAGTTGTGGATGGGAGGACCTAGGCAGCCTACTGGGAAGAGACACAGGCTTTTAGTTCTGGCTAAGGTGAGTCATTGGGTTGAGAGGCTGAACTGTGGGGTAGACAAGGTTGCTGACATCTAGCAGTGAGGATGCACTGGCCATGGGTGGAGGGAGAAAATGGCCTGCATCTGACTCCCTTCCTCGAACAGGGAAGGGGGCAGCCTGGTGATATCACCAGGACGGAGCTATCACCATGTTCCCATGATTGATAAGCCAAAGATGAGTGCTGAGCCCTGACACACCAGCACACTTGGCTGTGTTAGTGGCACAGACTCAGTCATTGCCCAGCTTCAGTAATATGACTGGTGGCTTTTAGACAGGAGCTAATCTCATATCATGCCAGCTTTAGTGCGGGCAGCTCCTCTGCATGTCAGGATGCTTGTGGCTGTAGTAGACTGTGTGCTCTGCCGACTGTGCATGAAGAAGCATGGGCTGTGGGTCAGAGGCACGTGGGTCACCCCATAAGCTCTGTGGCTGAGGCATTCTGGCTAAGGTGGACATCTGCAACAAGGCCTGCTGGCTGTGAGAAGTTGTGCTCTCCTGCCTTTAAGCACAACGTGGAGAAGGAGAAATTCCTCACTAGTGTCTCAGACGTGATGGCACCCTTGTTCCTCTGAGTGGATCACCAGCATCACTGGTGCTGCTTTTGGGGTGGTTCCGCTGTCTCCAGAATCTTCTCAGGCCCCAGGATGGCTGCTTAGCCATTGCAGCTGTAGGAACTaatggggggggaagggagttACCTTGTGGTTAATGACTTGGTGATGCTTTCCACTTTGTTGCAGGGGGAATGGCAATCCCTTCGTCCATCAAGTCCTGCCTGCCATCCAGCATTTGCCAGCTTGGCCCTATCACCATGAACTATGGGAAGGTGAAAGCAAGGAGCCATATGGCTTGCTGCACGGGTGATGACTGTCGAACAATCTCTGTCTCATGTAAGCTCCCATTTTCCATACACCCCAACCCCTCTCTGTCTGCCCCAACTTGAGGTGAGGCATTCCAGGCTAAGCCATCACGTGGCTcattcctctccttccctttaaAGCCAATTACAACTCATTCCTTTCCTTCCAGTGCCACCAGATGACAGTGTGCCCAATGGATACCAGTGTCCTGCCTGCTACAGTGTGGACTCCTTTCAGTGTGGTAACGAAATAGTAAACTGCACTGGATTGGAAACCCAGTGCATTGACCTTGCTGGATTAATGAATTCTGGTAACCGCCTTTTATTTGGGGCTGTCTTTCGTCTTTTTGGTTAAATGGGTGAAACCAGTCTAAGATGAAGCATCATAGAGAAATACAAATGGGcaaaaaatatgaaggaaaaaaggaggaagagataCGGAACTGAAAAGGAACATGTTTAAAGCTAGTAAAAGGGATGGggtggttttttcttcctccttcctcagcATACATGGATAACTGTTGGGATTCCTCAGCATGGCAGAACTAAGGTCAAGAGCAGAAGTGGACTCCTGAAGCAATCTGATACATGCACATGTAATAAATCTGATCAAGACCCTAAATCTGCTGGCCCTAGATAGGAT
The DNA window shown above is from Phalacrocorax aristotelis chromosome Z, bGulAri2.1, whole genome shotgun sequence and carries:
- the LOC142050390 gene encoding phospholipase A2 inhibitor gamma subunit B-like; amino-acid sequence: MKVSLGLSFFLAFLDPGTSLQCEVCHSIGKSCSGPMKTCTGGEDTCGIILHEVMIGGMAIPSSIKSCLPSSICQLGPITMNYGKVKARSHMACCTGDDCRTISVSLPPDDSVPNGYQCPACYSVDSFQCGNEIVNCTGLETQCIDLAGLMNSGGLSLKASMKGCTTISECSIVGDGKNNLGMMDIKLKQFQCKPASALARVSSGFIPEDTLFLSVLSGFILEKVLF